From one bacterium genomic stretch:
- a CDS encoding DUF945 family protein: MKKTLFAVIALIAAVAVFVALPWFLGREVEARFKDAVEGLSRPGSFRVKVTEYKRGVFSSEARVEVTVEVSNLALASVFAVVPEFQKYTGYTIYNTIHHGPWPMAGTFTGESSPFFALGVMDSAIYFKDPPFLFSNYFGDSSIATARTSIGLTGDARLRLIGTPLSYTAPDGMLLIGWKGFDGKLALEGEKITGGLTGEGLDFAIEGNSFSIAPYSALFDYFLLPSGVLAGTHEIEAGGMTMVVESKKIYEITGIKVKDTSTVEGDLLAQEHKTSVEKAEVIGSLYGPAELSFRFKNIDYRARSSLLDSLQRGAPLIQSILQQGNYFMLANFDFLDDAGKQALGAILSRSPEFEIPELSVVTPQGKLLAKVKARYNGGGETPENVLALMAELDVDWEARIPVALATEMKMKKSVYFVTEGGDYVIRGEMRKRNITVNGKNVFSM, encoded by the coding sequence ATGAAGAAGACTCTTTTCGCAGTAATTGCATTAATCGCCGCCGTCGCGGTTTTCGTCGCGCTCCCGTGGTTTCTGGGCCGGGAGGTCGAAGCCCGCTTCAAGGACGCGGTCGAGGGGCTTTCCAGGCCGGGCAGCTTCCGGGTCAAGGTCACGGAATACAAGCGCGGCGTCTTTTCCTCGGAAGCCAGGGTCGAAGTGACGGTAGAGGTAAGCAATCTCGCGCTCGCCTCCGTCTTCGCCGTGGTGCCCGAATTTCAGAAATACACCGGCTACACCATCTACAACACCATACACCACGGCCCGTGGCCGATGGCGGGCACCTTCACCGGCGAATCCTCGCCGTTTTTCGCCCTCGGAGTAATGGACAGCGCAATCTACTTCAAGGATCCGCCCTTTCTCTTCTCCAACTACTTCGGCGATTCCTCGATAGCTACCGCCCGCACCTCCATAGGGCTCACCGGCGACGCCAGGCTGCGCCTCATCGGCACGCCGCTCTCCTACACCGCCCCCGACGGAATGCTCCTCATCGGCTGGAAGGGTTTTGACGGAAAGCTCGCCCTCGAAGGGGAAAAGATAACCGGCGGGCTCACCGGCGAGGGGCTCGATTTCGCCATCGAAGGCAACTCCTTCTCCATCGCGCCCTACAGCGCCCTCTTCGACTACTTCCTTCTACCCTCCGGAGTACTCGCCGGGACCCACGAGATAGAGGCGGGCGGCATGACGATGGTGGTTGAGAGCAAGAAGATCTACGAGATAACCGGAATAAAGGTCAAAGACACCTCGACCGTCGAGGGCGACCTGCTGGCGCAGGAGCACAAGACCTCCGTCGAAAAGGCCGAAGTTATCGGAAGCCTCTACGGCCCCGCCGAGCTCTCCTTCCGCTTCAAAAACATCGATTACCGCGCCCGTTCCAGCCTGCTGGACAGCCTCCAGCGGGGTGCGCCGCTCATCCAGTCGATACTCCAGCAGGGAAACTACTTCATGCTCGCCAACTTCGATTTTCTCGACGACGCGGGCAAGCAGGCGCTGGGCGCGATACTCTCCCGTTCGCCCGAATTCGAGATTCCCGAACTCTCCGTCGTCACTCCGCAGGGAAAACTTCTCGCCAAGGTAAAAGCCCGCTACAACGGCGGCGGCGAAACCCCCGAAAACGTCCTCGCCCTCATGGCGGAGCTGGACGTCGACTGGGAGGCCAGAATACCCGTCGCCCTCGCCACCGAAATGAAGATGAAAAAGAGCGTCTACTTCGTCACCGAAGGCGGCGACTACGTCATCAGGGGCGAGATGAGGAAGAGGAATATCACGGTTAACGGGAAGAACGTGTTTTCGATGTAG
- a CDS encoding decarboxylase — MKGFAAKARKVLAKRDLPLPREAVIAHLAPNLARAEDYKRLAEGHGTPLIVFDEENLLRRAERFRSVFSARIENFRPHFAVKSNNHPFVSRGLASIGYGLDVSSGVELSMALETGCDSILFTGPGKTLPELALAVENHPRVTVLADSFGELERLSTAAKSAGKTVTIGVRLTNDTRGLWRKFGIPSSRLGEFISLAEKLGNVEVRGIHFHTSWNMNPSAQVNFIGRVGNTLKKLGKARAGMLEFLDIGGGYWPERGEWLNAGGTERGKLLSAAGIDCSNGNGPFLIPAAPVEEFAGAIGAALEEHVFPLARPQVYAEPGRWVCDDAMQVLLTVLDKKGGDLVIADGGTNIVGLDKFETDYCPVVNLSRPSRKTSKCLVTGSLCTPHDIWGFEVEGEPPEPGDLLLVTAVGAYTWSLRQEFIKPLAKVVKI; from the coding sequence ATGAAAGGTTTTGCGGCGAAGGCGAGAAAGGTGCTGGCGAAGAGAGACCTTCCCCTCCCCCGCGAAGCGGTCATCGCCCACCTCGCGCCCAATCTCGCGCGGGCGGAAGATTACAAAAGGCTGGCCGAAGGGCACGGAACGCCCCTCATCGTCTTCGACGAGGAAAACCTCCTTCGCCGCGCCGAAAGGTTCAGGTCGGTCTTCTCGGCAAGGATAGAGAACTTCCGCCCGCACTTCGCCGTGAAATCCAACAACCACCCCTTCGTCAGCCGCGGACTCGCCTCAATCGGTTACGGCCTCGACGTATCAAGCGGCGTCGAGCTTTCGATGGCCCTTGAAACCGGGTGCGATTCCATCCTCTTCACCGGGCCGGGAAAGACCCTGCCGGAGCTCGCCCTCGCCGTGGAGAACCATCCCCGCGTAACGGTGCTGGCGGACAGCTTCGGGGAACTGGAAAGGCTCTCCACAGCGGCGAAGAGCGCGGGGAAGACCGTGACTATCGGCGTCAGGCTGACCAACGACACCCGCGGGCTCTGGCGGAAGTTCGGGATACCGTCCTCGCGTCTGGGAGAGTTCATCTCCCTTGCTGAAAAACTCGGAAACGTAGAGGTTCGCGGGATTCACTTTCACACGAGCTGGAACATGAACCCCTCCGCGCAGGTGAACTTCATCGGCCGTGTCGGAAACACCCTGAAAAAGCTCGGGAAAGCGCGCGCCGGAATGCTGGAGTTTCTCGACATCGGCGGAGGCTACTGGCCGGAGCGGGGAGAGTGGCTGAACGCAGGGGGAACGGAGCGGGGCAAACTTTTGAGCGCGGCTGGCATCGACTGCTCGAACGGCAACGGCCCGTTTCTCATTCCCGCCGCGCCTGTCGAGGAATTCGCCGGGGCGATTGGAGCCGCCCTCGAAGAACACGTATTTCCTCTCGCCCGCCCGCAGGTCTACGCGGAGCCGGGGCGGTGGGTGTGCGACGACGCGATGCAGGTTCTTTTGACGGTTCTGGACAAAAAGGGGGGGGATCTCGTAATCGCCGACGGCGGAACCAACATCGTCGGCTTGGACAAGTTTGAAACCGACTACTGCCCCGTGGTCAACCTCTCCCGCCCCTCCCGGAAGACCTCTAAATGCCTCGTGACCGGCTCCCTCTGCACTCCGCACGACATCTGGGGCTTCGAGGTGGAGGGGGAACCTCCCGAGCCCGGCGACCTCCTCCTCGTCACCGCTGTCGGGGCCTACACCTGGAGTTTGCGCCAGGAGTTTATCAAGCCGCTTGCGAAGGTGGTGAAGATTTAA
- a CDS encoding TetR/AcrR family transcriptional regulator, with product MVLARKRPEKINRSEKRARRTRQKLVNAAREVFAERGIDLATIDEITGRADVGKGTFYYYFSDKNEVVAELIGDVLRNLDELMEKRCADSHNLHDLMEQLIGAHIEFFSTRWEDFVLYYQGRADLKLKENYEGIEKPFLTYLESIEKLIASMLQVGVSKAALRRVGCAVAGFLSGYYSFAVIASEDADIDQTFRDLRAALVSALTRFVNEALEQKTVQSRQPRLFEDRSV from the coding sequence ATGGTTCTGGCAAGGAAGCGTCCCGAAAAGATCAACCGCTCTGAAAAGCGGGCCCGCCGCACCCGGCAAAAGCTGGTGAACGCCGCGCGGGAAGTTTTCGCGGAGCGCGGCATCGATCTGGCGACGATCGACGAGATTACCGGCAGGGCCGACGTGGGCAAGGGAACCTTTTATTACTACTTCTCCGACAAGAACGAGGTCGTGGCCGAACTCATAGGCGACGTGCTACGGAACCTCGACGAGCTGATGGAGAAGCGGTGCGCCGATTCGCACAATCTGCACGACCTTATGGAGCAACTCATTGGCGCGCACATAGAGTTCTTCAGCACGCGGTGGGAGGATTTCGTCCTCTACTATCAGGGCAGGGCCGACCTGAAGCTGAAAGAGAATTACGAGGGCATTGAAAAACCCTTTCTGACCTATCTGGAGTCCATCGAGAAGCTGATAGCCTCGATGCTCCAGGTGGGGGTCTCGAAGGCGGCGCTACGCCGCGTGGGCTGCGCGGTGGCGGGGTTCTTGTCCGGCTATTACTCTTTCGCGGTGATAGCATCCGAGGACGCCGACATCGACCAGACCTTCCGCGACCTTCGGGCCGCGCTCGTCTCAGCTCTTACCCGCTTCGTGAACGAAGCTCTGGAACAAAAAACGGTTCAATCGCGCCAGCCGCGCCTTTTTGAAGATCGGAGTGTCTAA
- a CDS encoding GNAT family N-acetyltransferase, with translation MRVRVTRDPEECRALWERFFPARGATGLWELREIFQRHFNRPILFAVAESEDGPVGLLPLSWLEEKGGWGFFPGETWSGKTWLEQNSIPLPEGEELSLLTGAVEGSLYLRYLTPGTGERFGLPVDEIGYLFHPPAYGYDYGEYLKEFSGKTLKKIRREIEALEAKSVVIRRGVYEDAPLALDLNEERFGELSYFSDKRFRGAFLDMFGFFREKGWLTVTTVLIGGQVAAVDVGCLREGVHLVLAGGTSGDFPGVAKLINLHHIETACTERYEEVDFLCGDFTWKKIFHLTPRPLYLVERKGEK, from the coding sequence TTGAGGGTCCGCGTAACACGCGACCCGGAGGAGTGCCGGGCGCTGTGGGAGAGATTTTTCCCGGCGCGCGGGGCAACCGGCCTCTGGGAGCTTCGTGAGATATTCCAAAGACATTTCAATCGCCCGATCCTGTTCGCCGTCGCCGAAAGCGAAGACGGGCCGGTCGGGCTTTTGCCGCTTTCGTGGCTGGAAGAAAAGGGCGGCTGGGGGTTCTTTCCGGGGGAAACCTGGAGCGGGAAGACCTGGCTCGAACAAAATTCCATCCCCCTCCCCGAGGGTGAAGAGCTTTCCCTTCTCACCGGCGCGGTCGAGGGCTCCCTCTACCTGCGCTACCTGACGCCGGGTACGGGAGAACGCTTCGGCCTTCCGGTGGACGAGATCGGCTACCTTTTCCATCCCCCGGCCTACGGCTACGACTACGGCGAATATTTAAAGGAGTTCTCAGGGAAGACCCTGAAGAAGATTCGCCGCGAGATTGAAGCTCTGGAGGCGAAGTCGGTGGTGATACGCCGGGGCGTTTACGAGGACGCGCCGCTGGCACTCGACCTGAACGAGGAGCGCTTCGGCGAGCTTTCATACTTCTCCGACAAGCGCTTTCGCGGCGCATTCCTCGATATGTTCGGGTTCTTCCGGGAGAAGGGCTGGCTCACCGTGACGACCGTGCTCATAGGCGGGCAGGTCGCGGCTGTGGACGTAGGCTGCCTTCGCGAGGGAGTCCACCTTGTGCTCGCGGGAGGAACGAGCGGGGATTTTCCCGGCGTGGCGAAACTCATAAACCTCCACCACATCGAAACGGCCTGTACTGAGCGCTACGAGGAGGTGGACTTTCTCTGCGGCGATTTCACCTGGAAGAAGATCTTCCACCTGACTCCCCGCCCCCTTTACCTCGTCGAGCGAAAGGGCGAAAAATGA
- a CDS encoding S-adenosylmethionine decarboxylase: MNSAIPLKRSTIVEMATAENVWGIASAIDIYACDPDAIRDAALIRRFVVELCDLIEMKRFGETQVVHFGEDEKVAGYSMVQLIETSLISAHFANLTNTVYLDVFSCKPYDPDVVADFAMKFFSGERVELNVTFRR; this comes from the coding sequence ATGAACAGCGCCATCCCCCTTAAGCGCAGCACCATCGTTGAAATGGCCACCGCCGAAAATGTGTGGGGCATCGCCTCGGCTATCGACATCTACGCTTGCGATCCCGACGCCATACGCGACGCCGCCCTCATACGCCGCTTTGTCGTCGAACTTTGCGACCTCATCGAGATGAAGCGCTTCGGCGAAACGCAGGTCGTCCATTTCGGCGAGGACGAGAAGGTAGCGGGTTATTCGATGGTGCAGCTCATCGAAACCTCGCTGATTTCGGCGCACTTCGCCAATCTGACCAACACGGTCTACCTCGACGTTTTCAGCTGCAAGCCCTACGACCCGGACGTGGTGGCCGATTTCGCCATGAAATTCTTCAGCGGCGAGAGGGTCGAGCTTAACGTCACCTTCCGGCGTTAG
- a CDS encoding ATP-grasp domain-containing protein encodes MSGKRVLVVGTTPDYVELIRKRWPGRVLFLTDLHHREGAVEPAPEPDEEVVSDLSDDISAIYATQNLEEHLSRYDLALSGVTCYDCESLELASVIARWWKLPFHSERSVLLSRNKYESKRVWDEKGVYCPASAFAGNKRELSKALSITGLPAVLKPLTGAGSELVFRCETEGEAAKALDFILDSLSAHHDLRMYPVGGRTSPRNRIVVEEWLDLNEFSCEFILTGEYAKVFRVAKKVRELGEDGSPRTLAYLVPALARTGLAPGKLEEFMEYAARALDFTSGLLMADFFVSFGRPVILELTPRPSGDCIPHLTRLASGFDTIGAALDLAEGRPLALPREEDYRTMAGLRLLAKKAGVIKSIDAGKIAAAPGVREVYIRRSPGHLVALPPEDYDSFVLGHVIFEPGPAASLEEQCETLSALLKVEYEAAR; translated from the coding sequence ATGAGCGGCAAGAGGGTGCTGGTGGTGGGCACGACGCCGGATTACGTAGAGCTAATCCGCAAGAGATGGCCGGGGAGGGTGCTCTTTCTCACCGACCTTCACCACCGCGAGGGAGCGGTCGAGCCCGCGCCGGAGCCGGACGAAGAGGTGGTTTCGGACCTGTCTGACGATATTAGCGCTATATATGCCACACAAAACCTCGAAGAACACCTTTCGCGCTATGACCTCGCCCTTTCCGGCGTGACCTGCTACGACTGCGAATCACTGGAGCTGGCGAGCGTTATCGCCCGGTGGTGGAAACTGCCCTTCCACTCGGAGAGGTCCGTCCTCCTCTCCCGAAACAAATACGAGAGCAAGCGGGTCTGGGATGAAAAAGGCGTCTATTGCCCCGCTTCCGCCTTCGCCGGGAACAAAAGGGAACTCTCGAAGGCGCTTTCGATAACCGGGCTCCCCGCGGTCCTCAAGCCCCTCACCGGCGCGGGAAGCGAGCTTGTCTTTCGCTGCGAAACGGAGGGAGAGGCGGCAAAGGCGCTGGACTTCATACTCGACAGCCTCTCGGCCCACCACGACCTTCGCATGTACCCCGTGGGAGGCAGAACCTCCCCCCGGAACAGGATTGTCGTGGAGGAGTGGCTTGACCTTAACGAGTTCAGCTGCGAATTCATCCTCACCGGCGAGTATGCGAAGGTCTTCCGGGTGGCGAAAAAGGTGCGGGAACTCGGGGAAGACGGCTCGCCGCGCACCCTCGCCTACCTCGTCCCCGCCCTCGCACGCACCGGCCTGGCACCCGGCAAGCTCGAAGAGTTCATGGAGTACGCGGCAAGGGCGCTGGATTTTACCTCCGGCCTTCTGATGGCGGACTTCTTCGTGAGTTTCGGTAGGCCGGTAATTCTGGAACTCACTCCGCGCCCCTCCGGCGACTGCATCCCCCACCTCACCCGGCTGGCCTCCGGCTTCGACACCATCGGCGCGGCGCTTGACCTTGCCGAAGGCAGACCACTCGCTCTTCCCCGTGAGGAAGATTACAGGACTATGGCGGGGCTGCGGCTGCTGGCGAAGAAGGCCGGCGTCATAAAATCCATCGACGCCGGGAAGATAGCCGCCGCGCCCGGCGTCCGCGAGGTGTATATACGAAGGAGCCCCGGACACCTCGTCGCCCTGCCCCCGGAGGATTACGATTCCTTCGTGCTGGGCCACGTCATCTTCGAGCCCGGCCCTGCGGCGAGCCTCGAAGAGCAGTGCGAAACTTTATCGGCGCTCCTGAAAGTCGAATACGAGGCGGCGCGATGA